One Babylonia areolata isolate BAREFJ2019XMU chromosome 20, ASM4173473v1, whole genome shotgun sequence DNA segment encodes these proteins:
- the LOC143295183 gene encoding uncharacterized protein LOC143295183, whose product MESDVCCDVSLSHTIDDDIAFERVRHMPRRTQFVSTHRQLSWQHDKEMRQHERHRKLSHVEMARAKGAMAQKLCRLQDAKKEVKRQRSDPGMTPDRRLSDPSSSGLPQGKQPTDPKTTPTPTMKHSPSAPSFPVTHVIPEDGEAPGLTDNKRGKEGASFPDAQHSRSGRRATIAEGVVEADSLPPHLVRRLSHFMDSTSALLMNPSAGGGRSVKDQPRGPGLLMQQQQGESDPVLLGSGQTERSDSLPEVA is encoded by the exons atggAAAGTGACGTCTGCTGTGACGTCAGCCTTTCCCACACCATCGATGACGACATCGCCTTCGAGCGCGTGCGTCACATGCCGCGCCGGACCCAGTTCGTCAGCACACACCGCCAGCTGTCATGGCAACACGACAAGGAGATGCGGCAACACGAGCGCCACCGGAAGTTGAGCCACGTTGAGATGGCACGTGCCAAGGGCGCCATGGCTCAGAAACTGTGCCGTCTGCAGGACGCCAAGAAAGAG gtgaagagacagaggagTGACCCGGGCATGACCCCTGACCGCCGCCTCAGCGACCCCTCCTCCTCCGGCCTGCCCCAGGGGAAACAACCGACGGACCCcaagaccacccccacccccaccatgaagcactccccctccgccccctccttcccGGTGACGCACGTGATCCCGGAAGACGGGGAAGCGCCTGGCCTTACGgacaacaagagaggaaaggaaggagccTCCTTTCCGGACGCGCAGCACTCCCGGTCCGGACGCCGAGCGACCATcgcggagggggtggtggaggccgACAGCCTGCCCCCCCACCTCGTCCGCCGCCTGTCCCACTTCATGGACAGCACCAGCGCCCTGCTGATGAACCCTTCTGCCGGTGGCGGTCGCAGCGTGAAGGACCAACCACGGGGCCCCGGGCTGCTGATGCAGCAGCAACAAGGGGAGTCTGACCCGGTGCTTCTTGGCTCTGGACAAACAGAGAGGTCCGACTCCCTGCCTGAAGTGGCGTGA
- the LOC143294646 gene encoding uncharacterized protein LOC143294646: MTLELFSADFQQPAVVVPPRGRQQKTKMKGRRVVVVVVVVAALAVTYCLYSLSFQPRVVIDTLLHNSPEKAPSSDDQGKYSDSSNAPQPHQLSAEESVTEKQPEQHFGFRLYPSGIEIKNPKDEEKGTTVHEEDAHTEEEEEEEEEEEEEEEKEESTPEEKPDWDQEDDLLHTEEESARSDSQQDLTQELYDAPGGLSDADRGPLSSAPRTENNAAESDEWQRRFEQQQMLLQQQAKLLEQLQAQMQNQRIWDSEERHTMAQQEPEETLQPVPSHDSDNSDTTSQPATAQPDRETQPSGSQHQATQPPTDEETNYDKPSTGSFLDRVESFDGEIKGLFTGIVLRNKEPMKLAVNGIQPRRKTSRLFQADVVGQRLPAEERPLPDASKEDIHRTYNPHTKSPATKDNKGDDTSDQNTNHLFGHQLESELEEVINSQKNDELLKDEFQKVEEDFEQAKPGFKPMVEEEEEEEEEDHPTPTTASPTQTPPYPDREWEEEGVEGEEEVEEEEESATSWQGDHHHHPTTPSSRVRVSVYDLSRPVELQYYRCSMVRLTVLSRAVCTDTGWSPQEEDVVRGSPVDRELSEFHKALTLREGDVGAVDLGAGHGLFSLAAASLDLPVVSVQPDKAGAQLVHKTLQMNGLVGNVTLVTDAVSLHAGVGALRSVEGPGGGQVMVAEYLEDPQEALEHAGHLVNVVTLDDLLPLVTFTHVVMRMEPSGTENKMLLGGRRFFAQKDVQFVLLHWFPSQYRLQCTQAAAFLRQYGMEPAPSVLGEVFTDADMEEDHDFVVWRKKEQ; the protein is encoded by the exons ATGACTCTGGAACTGTTTTCTGCAGACTTTCAGCAGCCGGCGGTGGTTGTACCTCCACGCGGTCGCCAACAGAAGACCAAGATGAAGgggaggcgggtggtggtggtggtggtggtcgtggcggCTCTGGCCGTCACGTACTGTCTGTACTCCCTCAGCTTCCAACCTCGTGTTGTCATCGACACACTGCTCCACAACTCCCCAGAAAAGGCGCCATCTTCCGATGACCAGGGAAAATATTCTGATTCTAGCAACGCCCCTCAGCCCCATCAACTGTCTGCCGAGGAAAGCGTCACAGAGAAGCAGCCAGAGCAACACTTTGGTTTCCGTTTGTATCCTTCAGGAATTGAAATAAAAAATCCCAAGGACGAAGAAAAGGGGACTACGGTTCACGAAGAAGatgcacacacagaagaagaagaagaagaagaagaagaagaagaagaagaagaagaaaaagaagaaagtactCCTGAAGAAAAGCCTGACTGGGATCAGGAAGATGACCTTCTCCACACAGAAGAGGAAAGCGCGCGTTCAGATTCACAACAAGACCTGACCCAAGAGCTTTACGATGCCCCTGGAGGGCTGTCCGATGCTGACAGAGGACCTCTTTCTTCAGCACCACGAACAGAAAACAACGCGGCAGAATCGGATGAGTGGCAGAGACGGTTTGAACAACAGCAGATGCTCCTCCAGCAACAGGCCAAACTGCTGGAACAGTTGCAGGCACAGATGCAGAATCAACGAATCTGGGATTCTGAAGAAAGGCACACCATGGCTCAGCAAGAACCGGAAGAAACCCTGCAGCCAGTACCAAGTCATGATTCCGACAACTCTGACACAACCTCACAGCCCGCAACAGCACagccagacagggagacacaaccCAGTGGCAGCCAACATCAGGCAACACAACCCCCAACAGATGAGGAGACCAACTACGATAAACCATCCACCGGCTCCTTCCTGGACCGAGTGGAAAGTTTTGACGGAGAAATCAAGGGTTTGTTCACTGGCATTGTCCTCAGGAACAAGGAGCCCATGAAGCTGGCAGTGAACGGGATCCAGCCCAGAAGGAAGACCTCCAGACTGTTCCAGGCTGACGTAGTCGGACAACGACTCCCCGCTGAGGAACGACCGCTTCCAGACGCCTCAAAAGAAGACATCCACAGAACGTACAACCCCCACACAAAAAGTCCCGCAACTAAAGACAACAAAGGTGACGACACTAGTGACCAAAACACCAACCACCTCTTCGGACATCAACTGGAAAGCGAACTGGAGGAAGTCATCAACAGCCAAAAAAACGACGAACTACTCAAAGACGAATTCCAGAAAGTCGAGGAAGATTTCGAACAAGCCAAGCCTGGCTTCAAGCccatggtagaagaagaagaagaagaagaagaagaagaccacccaACTCCAACCACAGCATCACCGACACAAACTCCTCCATATCCCgacagagagtgggaagaggagggtgtggagggagaagaggaggtggaggaggaggaggagagtgccACAAGCTGGCagggtgaccaccaccaccaccccaccacccctagcAGCAGGGTCAGGGTGTCGGTGTATGATCTGTCCAGGCCTGTGGAGCTGCAGTACTAtcg gtgcTCCATGGTCAGGCTGACCGTGTTATCGCGGGCCGTGTGCACAGACACAGGGTGGTCCCCCCAGGAGGAGGACGTCGTGAGGGGCAGCCCTGTGGACAGGGAGCTGAGCGAGTTCCACAAAGCCCTGACCCTCagggagggggacgtgggggcCGTGGACCTGGGGGCCG GCCACGGACTGTTCAGCCTGGCGGCAGCCTCGCTCGACCTTCCCGTAGTGTCTGTACAGCCCGACAAGGCGGGGGCTCAGCTGGTCCACAAGACGTTGCAGATGAATGGCCTCGTGGGAAACGTCACTCTGGTCACGGACGCCGTGTCCCTGCACGCCGGCGTTGGGGCCCTGCGTAGTGTGGAAGGCCCTGGCGGGGGGCag GTGATGGTGGCGGAGTACCTGGAGGACCCCCAAGAGGCCCTGGAGCACGCGGGGCACCTGGTCAACGTGGTCACCCTGGACGACCTCCTACCCCTGGTCACCTTCACGCACGTCGTCATGAGGATGGAACCGTCCGGCACCGAGAATAAAATGCTGctcggggggaggag GTTTTTCGCCCAGAAAGACGTGCAGTTTGTGCTGCTGCACTGGTTCCCGTCCCAGTACCGCCTCCAGTGCACACAGGCTGCAGCCTTCCTTAGGCAGTACGGCATGGAGCCTGCCCCTTCAGTCCTTGGAGAGGTCTTCACTGATGCCGACATGGAGGAAGACCACGACTTCGTTGTGTGGCGAAAGAAGGAACAGTag